One region of Polynucleobacter sp. SHI8 genomic DNA includes:
- a CDS encoding SAM-dependent methyltransferase, with product MEILTNSEALQHCNLLSNLIDEDIKKNGGWLSFSQFMDHALYAPQLGYYTSGSFKFGAKGDFITAPEISPLFGATIANTIAPVLEYFSMQKEVKAILEFGAGSGKLCQDILEHLLEIDQLPDQYFILEVSPDLIDRQQSRLRSFLQERKITTKIEWLTEMPKDFKGIVLANEVLDAIPFDLIIRRGDKWHFQGVTISPTPSSPSFSDHWLWHIGEEVSADLLPDYLKDSSQLYPENYLTEIHPRSHAWTDMIAHHVSQGLIIALDYGFPEHEYYHPQRTQGTHIAHHRHQSIPDMFYLPGLCDITSHVEWSSLNRVAARAGCSLTHYQSQGAYLLHAGIGDLFMSKVSPSDSVRYTSEGHAFQKLISEAEMGELFKIIAWCKNLPASIEFENLCANLPGFTNRQRSLVV from the coding sequence ATGGAAATATTAACGAATAGCGAAGCTTTACAGCATTGCAATCTATTATCCAACCTTATTGATGAAGACATCAAAAAAAATGGTGGTTGGCTGTCATTTTCGCAATTTATGGATCATGCACTATATGCACCGCAACTTGGCTACTATACCTCGGGAAGTTTTAAATTTGGTGCAAAAGGAGACTTTATTACCGCCCCAGAAATAAGCCCCTTATTTGGCGCGACCATAGCCAACACGATTGCACCGGTATTGGAATACTTTTCTATGCAAAAAGAAGTGAAGGCGATTTTAGAGTTTGGGGCTGGCTCTGGAAAACTCTGTCAGGATATCCTAGAGCATCTTTTAGAAATAGATCAATTGCCTGATCAATACTTCATCCTAGAAGTCTCACCTGATTTAATTGATCGTCAACAAAGTCGTCTGAGGAGTTTCCTTCAAGAGCGAAAAATCACTACGAAGATTGAATGGTTAACAGAGATGCCAAAGGATTTTAAGGGTATCGTTCTAGCGAATGAGGTGCTAGACGCAATACCTTTTGATCTCATCATTCGAAGGGGTGACAAATGGCATTTTCAAGGGGTCACTATCAGTCCAACTCCTAGTTCACCCTCATTTTCAGATCACTGGCTTTGGCATATTGGCGAAGAGGTTTCTGCAGATTTACTTCCTGACTATCTCAAAGATTCTAGTCAGTTATATCCTGAGAATTACCTTACAGAAATCCATCCACGTTCCCATGCTTGGACGGATATGATTGCTCATCATGTGTCTCAAGGGCTCATCATTGCTCTTGACTATGGTTTTCCTGAGCATGAGTACTATCATCCCCAAAGAACTCAAGGCACACATATCGCCCACCATCGTCATCAATCGATACCGGATATGTTTTATTTGCCAGGTCTTTGCGATATCACTTCACATGTGGAATGGTCTTCTCTGAATCGTGTCGCTGCTCGTGCTGGATGTAGTCTTACTCATTATCAAAGTCAGGGAGCTTATCTTCTGCACGCAGGTATTGGAGACTTGTTCATGAGCAAAGTTAGTCCGTCAGATTCAGTAAGGTATACATCTGAGGGGCATGCTTTTCAAAAACTCATTTCTGAAGCAGAAATGGGTGAACTTTTTAAAATCATTGCTTGGTGTAAAAATTTACCCGCAAGTATTGAGTTTGAGAATCTATGCGCAAATTTACCAGGCTTTACCAACAGGCAGCGATCGCTTGTAGTCTAG
- a CDS encoding complex I NDUFA9 subunit family protein codes for MKERVVLIGGSGFVGNNMSKRLTFSEHSSIIPTRNKNQIAEIENKNLFVKAIHLPEFTPAALNEFFKTLTPADVVINLIGILHSSKGTPYGPEFAHAHVEIPQMIMAAMKQHGLKRYIHMSALGADVNGPSMYLRSKGVAEELVKKSDLDWTIFRPSVIFGNNDNFINMFGKLQKYFPVMPLAGSKNLFQPVAVKDVSEAFISSISMPQTIHQSYDLAGPEVFTLAQIIQFAAKREGFKRPIIPLPAWMGYIQALVLENLPGPKIMSRDNVDSMKVPSVLPPNQPNALMDVFGITPTPLESLMK; via the coding sequence ATGAAAGAACGTGTAGTTCTAATTGGCGGTTCTGGTTTTGTTGGTAATAATATGTCCAAAAGGCTCACTTTTAGCGAGCATTCATCAATTATTCCAACGCGCAATAAAAACCAAATTGCTGAAATTGAAAATAAAAATTTATTTGTTAAGGCCATTCACTTACCTGAATTTACTCCAGCTGCACTGAATGAGTTTTTTAAAACTTTAACTCCAGCAGATGTGGTCATTAATTTAATTGGTATCTTACATTCAAGTAAAGGAACCCCTTATGGCCCAGAGTTTGCTCACGCTCATGTAGAAATTCCGCAGATGATTATGGCTGCAATGAAACAACATGGATTAAAAAGATATATTCATATGAGCGCCTTAGGTGCGGATGTGAACGGCCCATCGATGTACTTAAGAAGTAAAGGTGTTGCAGAAGAGCTTGTTAAAAAATCAGATCTTGATTGGACTATTTTTAGACCTTCAGTTATTTTTGGAAATAACGATAATTTCATCAATATGTTTGGTAAATTACAAAAATATTTTCCAGTGATGCCGCTTGCTGGTTCAAAGAATCTTTTTCAACCAGTCGCAGTAAAAGATGTTTCGGAAGCATTTATATCATCGATTTCAATGCCACAGACCATTCATCAGTCATATGATTTGGCTGGACCAGAGGTATTTACTTTGGCACAAATTATTCAATTTGCGGCCAAAAGAGAAGGTTTCAAACGCCCTATTATTCCCTTGCCTGCTTGGATGGGTTACATTCAAGCACTTGTTCTTGAAAATCTACCAGGTCCTAAGATTATGTCTCGCGATAACGTGGACTCCATGAAAGTACCAAGTGTATTACCACCAAATCAACCCAATGCCTTGATGGATGTTTTTGGTATTACTCCAACACCACTTGAGAGTTTAATGAAGTGA
- a CDS encoding lytic transglycosylase domain-containing protein: MNLLRISTLIISLLFSISLCAATKNTFKSSSSNQASQSTKKVEGLSEQDKKFIELREAARKNDLLKASQLANQLSDYEIPDYVEYFKIKPRLYDSAAKSNAATDADSEVNNFLKKYKGSGLADRMRNDWLLVLGKRKDWANFDIEYPQFALDDDTQVKCYAMMSKLAKGEPPKNVGAQAKATLLDPRYFGDACPELVSQLYARGGLSKQESQGISRSATEMNFDSLGQRMGVDDPIAGIVKKARTNPNLAMKTFDENDWKNNTEYKGMAWGVIGQFLAKKLDPTAIDAYRKQHALGNSELLSPESSEWKIRAALREKDWRLVKESVETMPEAVRARDPAWTYWYGKALKELGDERANEQFEKLANQFNFYGQLSLEELGRPIQVPPKTVITDADMKSISKSIPAFNKAAKLYDMNLRTEGNREWNWELRGMSDKELLASAEYGKKINMLDRTVNTSDRTKQEHNFSLRYPTPYIDKLNPITKQIQLDVNWVYGLIRQESRFVTAARSHVGASGLMQVMPATGQFVAKKIGMSDYTPDKLSELQTNLVLGSNYLNMVLNDLDGSWGLASAAYNAGPGRPKQWRQTLTKPVSMEIFAETIPFTETRTYVKNVLSNAVYYEILSTGKPQSLKAKLGTVNPSQVINSNLP, from the coding sequence ATGAACCTTCTTAGAATATCCACGCTCATCATCTCTCTACTCTTTAGTATAAGTCTTTGTGCCGCAACGAAGAATACTTTTAAGTCCTCGAGTAGTAATCAGGCATCTCAATCGACTAAGAAAGTTGAGGGCCTTTCAGAGCAAGATAAAAAGTTTATCGAGTTAAGAGAGGCTGCCAGAAAAAATGACCTTTTAAAAGCATCTCAATTGGCTAATCAACTGTCTGATTATGAAATTCCTGATTATGTAGAGTATTTCAAGATCAAACCACGTTTGTACGATAGTGCCGCAAAATCTAATGCTGCGACAGATGCAGATTCTGAAGTAAATAATTTCCTTAAAAAATATAAAGGAAGTGGTCTTGCGGATCGGATGCGCAATGATTGGTTGCTCGTACTTGGCAAAAGAAAAGATTGGGCAAATTTTGACATTGAGTATCCGCAATTTGCTTTAGATGATGATACTCAAGTCAAGTGTTATGCCATGATGTCTAAGCTTGCAAAAGGCGAGCCACCCAAAAATGTCGGAGCTCAAGCGAAGGCAACTTTATTAGACCCTAGATATTTTGGTGATGCTTGTCCAGAATTGGTCTCGCAACTCTATGCGCGTGGTGGTTTATCAAAACAAGAGTCACAGGGTATTAGCCGAAGTGCCACAGAGATGAATTTTGATAGCTTGGGACAAAGAATGGGAGTGGATGATCCCATTGCTGGAATTGTCAAAAAAGCGCGCACAAATCCCAACTTGGCAATGAAGACATTTGACGAAAATGATTGGAAAAATAATACCGAATATAAAGGTATGGCGTGGGGCGTCATTGGTCAATTTTTAGCAAAAAAACTAGACCCAACAGCAATTGATGCTTATCGTAAACAACATGCATTAGGAAATAGCGAATTACTTTCGCCAGAATCAAGTGAATGGAAAATTCGCGCAGCACTTCGAGAAAAAGATTGGCGTTTGGTTAAAGAGTCAGTTGAGACTATGCCCGAGGCTGTTCGCGCTCGTGATCCAGCCTGGACGTACTGGTATGGAAAAGCCTTAAAAGAATTAGGTGATGAGCGTGCCAATGAGCAATTTGAAAAACTAGCAAACCAATTTAATTTTTATGGACAGCTTTCATTAGAGGAGCTTGGGAGGCCTATACAAGTTCCACCAAAAACAGTTATTACAGATGCAGATATGAAGTCGATTAGTAAAAGTATTCCTGCATTTAACAAAGCCGCTAAGTTATATGACATGAACCTTCGCACTGAGGGTAATCGTGAGTGGAATTGGGAATTGCGCGGTATGTCTGACAAAGAATTACTTGCTAGCGCTGAATATGGCAAAAAAATTAATATGCTCGATCGTACCGTCAATACGTCGGATAGAACAAAGCAAGAGCATAATTTTTCATTAAGATATCCTACGCCCTATATTGATAAATTAAATCCCATTACCAAGCAAATCCAGTTGGATGTCAACTGGGTCTATGGCTTAATCCGACAAGAGTCTAGATTTGTTACGGCTGCGCGCTCACATGTTGGGGCGTCAGGACTGATGCAGGTTATGCCAGCCACAGGACAGTTTGTGGCTAAAAAAATAGGTATGAGTGATTACACGCCCGATAAGTTATCCGAATTACAAACCAATCTAGTACTTGGAAGTAATTATCTTAATATGGTTTTAAATGATCTTGATGGCTCTTGGGGATTAGCTTCTGCTGCATATAATGCTGGACCAGGAAGACCTAAGCAATGGCGTCAAACCCTTACTAAGCCTGTCAGCATGGAGATTTTTGCAGAAACAATCCCTTTTACAGAAACGAGAACCTACGTCAAAAATGTTCTTTCAAATGCTGTATATTATGAGATATTAAGTACTGGCAAGCCCCAGTCACTTAAAGCGAAACTCGGGACTGTTAATCCAAGCCAAGTCATCAATAGCAACTTGCCATAA
- a CDS encoding 5-formyltetrahydrofolate cyclo-ligase, whose protein sequence is MKNPSIELIRKDFINTRLDLQKDQPNYLLSNDSLKKNVLFVLQEFEKVTTKPLFHIGFYWPIRGEPSITETLIEWKSQNPLRKLALPICKKDQVLTFHEWTPTSAMTKGFGNIAEPDGTAILEVDLIFIPCIGWQKSAEKVWRLGYGGGFYDRSIQSWEKSGRRPICVGIGFDFSELSSSDWTPQVHDYPLDGILTESNYFLTPFAAS, encoded by the coding sequence ATGAAAAACCCTTCGATAGAATTGATTCGAAAAGACTTCATTAATACAAGGCTTGATTTGCAAAAGGATCAGCCCAATTATCTCTTATCTAATGATTCTTTGAAGAAAAACGTCTTATTTGTATTGCAAGAGTTTGAAAAAGTCACGACCAAACCATTATTTCATATCGGATTTTATTGGCCAATCCGCGGTGAGCCCTCGATTACCGAAACTTTAATTGAGTGGAAAAGTCAAAATCCTTTAAGAAAATTAGCATTACCAATTTGTAAAAAGGATCAGGTACTTACATTTCATGAATGGACCCCTACTTCTGCCATGACGAAAGGTTTTGGAAATATTGCTGAACCCGATGGGACGGCTATTTTAGAAGTAGATTTAATCTTTATACCCTGTATTGGCTGGCAAAAGAGTGCAGAAAAAGTTTGGCGGCTTGGTTATGGTGGTGGCTTTTATGATCGATCAATTCAATCATGGGAAAAGAGCGGTCGTCGCCCCATTTGCGTAGGTATTGGTTTTGACTTTTCAGAATTATCTTCTTCCGATTGGACTCCTCAGGTTCATGATTATCCTTTGGATGGGATCCTAACTGAATCTAATTACTTCCTGACGCCCTTCGCAGCTTCATAA